The Candidatus Mycosynbacter amalyticus genome contains the following window.
GAAGAACGCGTCGGCGTGCGCCTCAGCGAAGGCCTGAGTGACGCGCAGCTCGAGGAGTTTGAGGGTATTATCGATCGCAAGCAAGAGAAGATCGACGCATGGCTGGCGGTATACGCGCCGCAGTACACGGCAGATCCAATCTTTCAGCGTATTCAGCAGGCGACCGGCTTGCAGCCCGATGACCTCGCGCTCCGCTCAGAGTTTGCAGCCACAAAGTGGCTTGAGGTAAATCGACCAAATTACCGCGACGTGGTAGCGCAGGTAATGAACGAACTCAAAGCTGAGATTACGCAGAATCGTGATGCTATTTTGGGGTCGGCCCAAGCTCCTCAGCAGCTGCCTGCCGATCAGCAACAGCCACCTATGGCTGCATAGTCTATAGCTTATTACGATACCCAGCGAGAAATGCCCGAGCGGGCATTTCTTTTTTGCCGGCAGGTTTGAGCGCGATAATCTCGACCTCACCCTTGCCTGCGGCGACGAAGAGCCTGTCGTGTGAGATATGGAGCGCACCGGGTTGCGCACCGGGCGCTGTATCATTGCTTGTACAGTCGACGACCTGGAGGTCGACACCACCGAGTGTAGTGCGTGAGCCGGGCCATGGTGTATAGGCGCGCACTTCGCGCGCGATTTGATCTGCTGATTTGTGCCAGTCTATGGTGCCATCATGCTTCTGGATAAGCTGGCAGTAGGATGCGCGCGTATCATCTTGCGGTACGGCTGGTAGAGTGTTATCGAGGATTTGGGGTAACGCTGCGATAAGTAATTCTGCCCCTCGCTTCCCGAGCGACTCGTAGAGCTCGGGAGCTGTCTCCGTCCCTATGAGAGGGGTCGTTTCTTGGAGGTAAACTGGTCCTGCGTCCATCTTGGCACTGAGCTGCATGATACTGACGCCAGTTTCGTTGTCTCCGTGCAGGATAGCGGACTCAATGGGCGAAGGGCCGCGGTAGAGCGGGAGCAGTGAGGGGTGAAGGTTGACGATTCCAGGTGTGAATAGATCGATGATAGATTGTGGAATGATTTTGCCAAAGCTGACTAAGACGCCAGTCGGCTGGTCAAATGTAGCGATATCTGCAGCTATGTCTGCGAGCTTTGTAGGTTGCCAGACCGGTATGTTATGTGCAAGGCCGATTTCTTTGACTCGTGGCGTGACTAGCTTTTTGCCGCGACCACGACGCGTATCGGGTTTGGTGATGATGGCGCCAATATGAAAACCGGCTTCGATGAGCGCTTCTAGTGTATAGGCGCTAAAATCTTCAGTCCCAAAGAACAGGATTGTCTTTGATGTGTTCGTCATAGCTAACTGGCTCCAGTTCTCCGCGCTCGTCAAGACGATAAAACGCGTCGGTATTATCTTTGATGTGATCGATGAACACGATGCCATTAGTGTGGTCAATTTCGTGCTGCAAAACACGCGCGAGGAATCCCTCTGCTTTGAGGCGCACTTCATTGCCCTGTAGGTCAAGCGCTTTGACACGGACTTTGGAGTGGCGAGGGACTTTGCCGTAGAAGTTTTTGACGCTCAGGCAGCCTTCGTAGTCGCTGACAATTTCGCCTTCGTATTTGACAATTTCTGGGTTGATGAGAGCAGTAAATTCTTGGTTGTCTTTGTGGTCGAAGTCACTCCGGACAATGACGACACGTTCGAGGCGATCAACTTGCACGGCAGCGATAGCCGCACTAATCTCATGTGGACGTGATGCCTCCCAATCAAGCGCGGCGCCTGTTAGGTCGTCGATGAGCTGGGTTGTTTCGTCGGTAATGACATGCACACGCTGCGATTTTTGACGCAGGTGTGGGTTCGGGAGGGCGATCACATCTTCTTTTTTCATTACGCACTATTATACGGTATTACTTAAAAAAGTAACAGAGATGATCTAGTTGCCAAATTTGCTGAGTTTGGTTTGTGCGCCGCTACGTTCTAAGTTGTAATATAGTACGAAACGAGTACATGTCTGGGTGGCGGCGGTGCATTGAGTGGAGCCGGTGTTTTGATATGCCATGTAGGCGTACTGTGAAGTGGTGGCGCTGGTGCCTATCGAGTAGGAGTAATAGGGTGCAGTCGCGGTCGATCCAGGCGTAGTCATGGCGTCGGTTGGGACGCGCAGTGTATCAGTTATAAATCCGGTACCTGCGATAGTTGCTGTGTCCGGATATTTGCCGAAGCGCTCATAGTATGTTTCGAGTGCTGCGGACATGACGTCAATATCGGCCGTTCGCTCGGTGTCGCGTGCACGCACCTGCGTGGCTGAGTAGGACACCATGCCGATGCCTGCCAGAATAGCGATAGCCGTGATTACGACAATAATTTCTACGATGGTGAATCCAAAGTACTGTTTCATGTGCTTTCATAGTAGCAGCTGCCAGAGGTAAGCACAAGCGTGTTATGAGAGAAGGCTAACAGGGTCAATTTCGTACTGCCAGTGACCACTTGCTGGTAAAGTGCCAATTAACTCCAGGAGGTGAGTACGACTGGGGGAGTGGATAGTGATTTGCCAGCGATATGTGCCTGCTTGCTTCTCGTAAAACGCCGGGGTGGGACCGAGTAGGCGTTCGGATTGCCTGAGCTCGGCGCGCAGCTCGGCGGCAAATTTACGAGCATTTGTGACGGCTGCTTTTTCTGTCTTGTATGCGCAAACGAACTTGAGAAGGTAGGAGAATGGCGGAAAGTGATAACGGCTACGTTCGGGTATCTCTGCAGTATAAAATGTCGAATAGTCTTGTGCGATGCCGGCGCGGACAGCAGTGTGTGTAGGCTGATATGTTTGCACGATGACATGTGCGGCTACCTCACCGCGACCAACACGCCCAATTACCTGAGTGATAAGCTGAAACGTGCGCTCCTCGGAGGTGAAATCGGGGAGGGAAAGCCCGGCGTCGGCTTGTATGATGCCGACTGTTTCGAGATGAGGAAGATCGATCCCTTTGGCGATGACCTGTGTGCCGATGATGATATCAATACTGCCATCGTATAGCTCTTTGTAACGTGAGTCGACAGAGTGTTCTTTGCCGGAGTCGCCATCGAATCGAACAATATTTTTATCCGGGAAGAGGCGTGCAATTTCCGACTCGATAAGCTTGGTGCCAATGCCCTTGTGAATGATTTCGCTGTGGCGACACACAGGACACATAGTCGGCACCGGCATATGATAACCGGAGATGTGTCCGATGAGCTGATGTGTATCGGCATGGAGCGTGAGGGGCGTGCCTGTGTCTGGGTCTGTCGCTGTCCAGCCGCAGTTATCGCAGAGTGTGAGCGCGGCACTGCCGCGGCGATTATGAAACAGCAGGACTTGATTATTGGTGGCCAGTGAGCGCTCCATGTCGGTGAGTAGTGTATCCGATAAAAAGCGATGTCGCGTAAACTGCGCGCGTTTTGTCATATCAACCACTTCGATGTGCGGCCCCGATGCTCTATTGTGAGCACGACTAGAAAGTGTGATGACGGGAGCGCCAGCTTGTTTAGCTGCATAATACTCTGCGACCGGTGGTGTAGCGCTGCCGAAGATGACTTTTGCTTGGTATTGTTCAGCCAAAATAGTGGCAACACGCAGGGCGGAGTAGCGTGGTGATTGCTCCTGTTTGTAGCTAGGCTCGTGCATCTCGTCGACTACCACAAGCCCTAGTGAGCGAAGTGGCAGAAATAATGCCGATCGTGGTCCTATGACAATTTTGGGCGTAGTAGACCGAAGCGCAGATAGCCAAATGCCATGGCGCTCCGCCTCGGTTTGCTGGGAATGGGTGAGTAAGACTTGGTCGGGGAAATCTTGCAAAAACTCGTCAACCAGTTGTGACGTCAACGCAATCTCCGGTACGAGGACGATAGCAGATTTACCGGCGGCGATTGCGTCATGCGCAAGCTGCTTATACACAAATGTCTTACCAGAGCCTGTTACGCCGTGAAGCAGATGAGTGGTACGCGTCGACTGCCGAATAGTGTCGATAGCTGCTTGCTGGTCCACAGTGGGGGTGAGCGCGCGCTGCTCGCGAATTAACTCATGTGTGGGCTGCGTCGCTCGCGTACGTCGCTGCTTATCGATTCCTCGAGGCAGAAGCGTCGACAACACGGCAGCAAGTGGCGTAGCATAGTAGCTACTCATCCACCGAGCGGTAGCGAGAAGCGCTGTTGGTAGAGGCTCCTGTTCGACGACGAGAGCAATTGGCTTAGTCGTGAACGACGGCTTAGTGACAGGCGCTACTATGACGCCTGTTTGCGATCCGCGGCCAACCGGTATTTTGACAATATGTCCGATTTCGAGAGAGGACTCGTGGTGATATGTAAACACATCAGCGCCAGCGCGCACGATTCGTATTGGAGCTACCTCGTAGTAGTGCATAACACTCATTATACTGGTACACTGCATATATGTATTTCGAAAGTCGCGCCGCCGCCGGTGAGCAGCTTGCCCAGCAGCTGCTTGAGAAGTATCGCTATGAAGACTGCGCAGTCTTAGCCCTAAGTGACGGTGCCGTGCAAGTAGGCGAGCCGATTGCTGCCGCGCTCCACAGTGTACTCACGATGTTGCTCGTAGAAGCGGTAGAGATTCCCGGGGAAGGTATCAACATTGGTGGGCTCAACCAGTCTGGACGTTTTACGTATAACGGTATGTTGTCTGCGGGCGAGATTGAAGGTTTCCGCCAGGAGTACTTCGGCTACTTTGAAGAGAAGAAGCGCGAAGGGATGATGCGTATCAATCGGTTGCTTGGTGATGGCGGACTTGTCAACAAAGATCTGCTCAAAGGCCGCAGCATCATTCTGGTGTCAGATGGTTTTCATGATGCCGCATCGCTGGATGTGGCGATGGATTTTCTCAAGCCCATTAACACACAGAAGATTATTGTGGCGACACCTACAGCCACCGTTCCAGCGGTCGACAGACTTCATATTACGGTCGATGAAATGTATATTCTGGATGTCAAAGAAAACTTCATGGGCGTGGATCACTACTACGAAGTGAATGATGTGCCGTCACATGAAGACACGGTGAAGAAAATCAACGATATCATCCTGAATTGGCAGTAGGTGGGTTGAGACTCGATCAAATGTTGTGTATAATGATATGAAGATAGGTGGCAAACGCTGAATTATGTTAGATGTTTTTATTACTTCACGAGTCCGACGCAAGATTGTAGTAGTGTACGCTAAGTACCCAGACTTCCGCACGCATGTCCGCGGACTCGCTAAGCTCATCAAAGAAGATCCGGGCAATATTCAGCGCGAACTCAAAAAGCTGGAAAAAGTTGGATTCCTGACAAGCGAAAAACAGGGCAATACCAAGATTTATTCGACAAACAAGCAGTTCCCAATTTTCAAAGAACTACAGAGTATTGTTATTAAGTCTCAGCAGCACTCATCTCGACCGAAACGTCCCTCAACGGGCATTTAGCCTGTGTCGGTTTTCGAAGATATTCTTACCGCGCGCGGCCTGATTGGTCGGGCGCGCGATGCGTTTTTGAATCCGAGTTATGATGCGAAGCACGATCCTTTTTTGCTACCTGATATGCAGGCAGCAGTGGATCGACTAATAGTTGCTCATGAGCACCAAGAACGAATTACGATTTACGGTGACTACGATATCGATGGGCTGACAGCGACAACAATTCTGCTCGATGGCCTGGAATCATTTGGTTTTGAGCATGTCGACGCGTTTATCCCGAATCGTTTTGTCGAAGGATACGGCCTCACGGTAGATGCCGTAGAAAAGATAGCTGTTAGTGGTGCACAGCTGATTATCACAGTGGACTGTGGTAGCTTGAGCGAGAAAGAGATTCTGCGCGCGAGCGAGCTGGGTGTAGATGTGATTGTGACGGACCATCATAATGTTGCACCGGTTCAGCCACCAGCAGTGGCAGTGATAAATCCCAAAAGACTGCTGCAGGATCACCCTGAAAAATATGAAAATTATCTACTTCGTGACACGACCGAATCGCTCTATCCCTTCCTAGATCTTGCTGGTTGTGGTGTTGCATTCAAGCTTGTGCAAGCACTGCAGACACGACTCGACGGCCTACCGGCCGGTCAGGAAAAATGGCTACTTGACTTGGTGGCACTCGGCACAGTATGTGATGTAGTGACACTTATAGATGAGAACCGCGCCAATGTGTACTGGGGGCTCAAGGTGCTCGCGCAGACGCGCCGGCCAGGACTGAAGGCACTCCTATTGGTGAGTGACGTAGAGCCAAGCAAGGTGAGCGCGCGGAGCCTGGGGTTTGCGCTGGGGCCACGTATGAATGCAGCCGGTAGGCTGGAGACGGCGCAGCACGCGCTCGATATGCTACGAGCCAAAGACCCGGAGACTGCACTCGAAAAAGCAGAACTACTTGATGCGATGAACCGCGCGCGCCGAGCCGAGCAAGATAAAATATACAAAGCGGCTATAGAGCAAGCTGAGCAATTTGTAGACGATCCAGTGCTCGTGGTGAGTAGCAAAGGTTGGAACCATGGCATTATCGGTATCGTGGCGGCGAAGTTATTAGAGAAGTATAAAAAACCGACGTACGTACTGGAAGAGATGGGAGAGGAGGCAAAAGGAAGTGCGCGTAGTTATGGCGACTTCTCGGCGGCCGATGCTATCCGTGCCAGCGACGATATCATCACCAAAGGTGGCGGGCATAAACTGGCAGCAGGCGTGACATTGCCGACGGCAAACATCACAGCGTTTCGCGAGCGCGTGAACAAGTTTTACCACGATCAGAATTTACTCGATCAGGCTGACTTGCTGCTACCGCAAGCTGATACCACAACTTCGCTCGACGAAATTTCTGAAGCACTTATCGACCAGCTGGCCTCGCTCGAGCCGTTTGGCAATGGCAACCCGCAGCCAGTGCTTCGCTCTGAGAACTTACTCGTGCTCGGCCAGCGCCGCATGGGCGCTGACGGGCAGCATGTCAAACTGACACTCCAGGATGGCACGATCAAGCTCGACATGCTGGCGTTCAACGCACCGGAGCATTTCTTTGTGCAGCCTGGTGACCAGGTCACGGTTTGGTATCAACCTGATGTCAATGAATGGCAGGGTCGGCGCTCTATTGAAGGCCGATTGCTGCATCTTGAGCTTGTGTAAAATGGGTCGGGTGAGGACGGTAGTGTTCTTGACATATGTCCTTCTTTCTAGGTGTCTCAATTTTCTCTCGGGGGTGTTGTCAGGAGCGGTGATATCTGTTACAATGTACTCTATATGGTACAAGTCACACGTAAAGATCAGAAAGAGGCGAACGAAAACATCATTCGTCGTTTCAATCGCAAAGTGCTCCAGAGCGGAGTACTTGCTGATGCCAAATCGTCAATGCGATTTAGCAAACCTCTCAGCAAAACGGAGCGTCGCGCCAAAGCGATCATCCGCAAAGAACGCAAAGCAGACAAGATGCAGAAAATGCGTCTAGGAGTTCGCTAGCCAGTGGCGCTCGCTGAGCAAATCCAAAACGATATGAAAGCCGCTCTTTTGGGCGGCAATCGTTTTGAGGGCGATGTACTGCGCAATCTCAAGGCAGCCATCTTGAACGAAGAGGTCGCACAGGGCAAGCGCGAGACCGGCCTGGACGACGCCGAAGTAGAGAAGATTATCGCACGCGAAGTGAAGAAGCGTAATGAGAGCATACGGCTATATGAAGAAAACGGTCGCCCAGAACTCGCCGAAGATGAAAAGAAAGAAATCGCTGTACTGAGCACATATTTACCGCAGCAGCTCAGCGAAGACGAAATTCGTGCAATTGCCAAACTGGTGATCGAAGAAATGGACAATGTAGGTCCAAGCATGATGGGGCAGGTGATCGGCGGCGTGAAGGCAAAAGCAGGCAATTCGGCTGATGGCGCCACGGTTGCACGTGTCGTTAAAGACTTGCTACAATCTTGAAGTAACGACCTATACAAACAGAAGGGATAGAAAGACGAATGATTTTATTGTTTGGCCCCACCGGTGCGGGTAAAAGCATGCAGGGACAAATGTTGGCGGTGCGCCAGGGGTGGAAGTGGTTGAGTACCGGTCAGATGCTACGTGACAGCGAAGATCCAGAAGTGATTGAAGTGCTCAAAAGTGGTGAACTAGTAAGCGACGAGCTGACATACGAGGTCTTTGACGCCGCGATACGCGATGCCCGTGACAAAAAGTTTCCGCGCGTAATTGTGGATGGGTTTCCGCGCACCAAAGAGCAGGCCGAGTGGCTGGCAGACTACATGGAGCACCACAAAGAGAATATCGATCTTGTCGTGGTACTCGAAGTGCCAGAGGGTGAAATCATGAATCGCCTCGAGAAGCGTGCTCGTATGGAAGATACGCCCGAGACGATTGCCAAGCGTATGAATATCTATCGCCAGAAGATGTATCCAGTACTTGGTACGTTTGCCGAAGAGGGTATGAAGATCGTCCACCTCGATGGTACCGGTACCGCCGGCGAAGTTCATGACCGCCTGTATGCAGAGATCGAATCGAACGGATTGGTGTAGGTGTGAGCCAGCCAATTACCGGTCGCAAAACGCCTGAGCAGCTCGATGCAATGCGTGAGGGGGGTAAGATTTTGGCACGCATTTTTACTGATATCCGCGGGCATGTGCAGCCCGGTATGACTGAACTTGATGTGAACGACTTTGTGGCTAGCAAAATCAAGGAGTATGGTGCCACCCCGACGTACCGCGAGCCGGTACCTGATTTTCCTGGCGTGATCTGTATTAGTACAAACGAAGAAATTGTGCACGGCGTGCCGACAGAGTATGAGTTCGAGGTTGGCGATGTCGCAAGTTTTGATCTGGTAATCACGTACAAAGGTATGAAGACTGACAGCGCATTTACGATGACAATTGGTGAAGAACCAAAAGGTGCAACGAAGCACCTTATTAGCCTCACGGAGCGGAGTTTATACGCCGGTATTGACGCGATTCATGGCGATGGCACCACGACAAACGAGATCGGTGCGGCAGTGGAGGCTGTACTTAGCAGGGGTAAACTCGGTATTATTCGTGAGCTTGTAGGTCACGGCGTTGGTCTCGAGATGCACATGCCGCCAGACGTGCCGAACTATCGCATCCGGGGTCACGATACCGTACTGCACGCAGGCGACACTATCGCTATTGAGCCCATGGCAACGCTTGGCGGTGAGCGTATAGTCACAAGCCAGGATGACGGTTGGACGATCAGTACGCGCGATGGCAGTCTGGCTGCGCATTTCGAACATACAGTGCTTATCACCGACGACGGCGCTGAAATCTTAACGCAGTTGCAATAGTAATTCGATTCGTCGGCCGATTGCCTCGCTTGGCTCAAGTACCTGTGCACGTCCGGCAGCGAGCTCTATGATGAGTTCTTTGATCCAGTGATAATGTGTACAGCCGAGCACGATGATGTCGGCACCTTTTTCGCAGACTTCATTGACAGTGACGGCGATATGCTCCTGGTTGAGTTGATTGTTTTCGATCCAGTATGCCCACTGGCTGCAGTCTGGAGTGATGATGTGGAGTGATGACCCGTAGCGCTGCACAAGGCGAGCATAACGGGTGCTAGTGAGTGTGCCCGGTGTAGCACAGACAGCGACAATGCCGGTGCGAGTCAGCTCTGCGGCTGGTTTGATCATCGGTTCAAGGCCGATGAATTTCTGTGTGGGGTACTTAGCGCGGAGCTGTTCAATCGCAAATGCAGTGGCGGTATTGCAAGCGAGTACTATCATGTCGCATGAGCCATCTAACAGGGGCTGAATTGCCAGCTCTGTCAGGCGACGCACCTGAGCAGGGGACTTGTTGCCATAGGGTACGTTGCCGCGATCGTTTACAGTTACGACTTTTGCACTGGGAAAATATTCGCGAAGTGAGACGGCGACTGCTTCACCTCCGATACCGCTGTCAAACACACCAAGTTTCATGCTCTCTAGTATAGACTATTTTCAAACCGGCGCATAAGCGGTATACTACAACATATGCAAGACACGTCCAAGTATGCCGTAGGTATTGATATAGGAACCAACAAAATCCGCTGCGTGGTGGGTCACGTCGATGTGTCGACTGGTGCACCGACAGTTGTGGGTGTGGGTGAAGTATCAAACAGCGGTATGCGCAAAGGAGTGGTAGTTAATCTCGCGGGTCCGAGCAAGGCGATCGACGATGCACTTGGTGAAGCGGAGCGTATGAGTGGGTATCAAGTGAATGCGGCGACATTGAGCATCAATGGATCGCATATCTTGAGTACAAAAGCCGACGGCATGATTGCTATCGGTATGGCGGGGCAGGAAGTGACAGAAGCCGATATTATACGTCTAGAGGACGTCGCAACCACAGGCAAGGTACCTGCCAATCGTGAGATTCTTGAACTCGTGCCATTTAGTTATCGGCTTGATGGCCAAGATGGTATCAAGGATCCCGTCGGTATGACGGGGACGCGGCTCGAGATCAATGCAAATGTCGTTTCGGCACTTGCTCCACACGTGGTTAATCTCCAGAAAACTGCCGAACAAGCGCAAGTGGTGCCACATGCGCTTATCCCAAGTGCTGTAGCGGCCTCACGCGCAGTGCTCACTGAGCAGCAGCTTGAAAACGGCGTGGCTGTGATTGACTTCGGTGGCGCAACAACTAGTATTGCTATCTATGAAGAAGGTGATCTTCAATACACCGCTGTCATCCCTGTCGGCAGCAATAACATCACGAATGATCTCGCGATTGGACTCAAGACCGATCCCGAAGTAGC
Protein-coding sequences here:
- a CDS encoding DUF5663 domain-containing protein translates to MFQLDDKFLQDVGLAGLPADQKQAFLEQVYASLEERVGVRLSEGLSDAQLEEFEGIIDRKQEKIDAWLAVYAPQYTADPIFQRIQQATGLQPDDLALRSEFAATKWLEVNRPNYRDVVAQVMNELKAEITQNRDAILGSAQAPQQLPADQQQPPMAA
- the fmt gene encoding methionyl-tRNA formyltransferase, with translation MTNTSKTILFFGTEDFSAYTLEALIEAGFHIGAIITKPDTRRGRGKKLVTPRVKEIGLAHNIPVWQPTKLADIAADIATFDQPTGVLVSFGKIIPQSIIDLFTPGIVNLHPSLLPLYRGPSPIESAILHGDNETGVSIMQLSAKMDAGPVYLQETTPLIGTETAPELYESLGKRGAELLIAALPQILDNTLPAVPQDDTRASYCQLIQKHDGTIDWHKSADQIAREVRAYTPWPGSRTTLGGVDLQVVDCTSNDTAPGAQPGALHISHDRLFVAAGKGEVEIIALKPAGKKEMPARAFLAGYRNKL
- the def gene encoding peptide deformylase, whose protein sequence is MKKEDVIALPNPHLRQKSQRVHVITDETTQLIDDLTGAALDWEASRPHEISAAIAAVQVDRLERVVIVRSDFDHKDNQEFTALINPEIVKYEGEIVSDYEGCLSVKNFYGKVPRHSKVRVKALDLQGNEVRLKAEGFLARVLQHEIDHTNGIVFIDHIKDNTDAFYRLDERGELEPVSYDEHIKDNPVLWD
- the priA gene encoding replication restart helicase PriA, with protein sequence MHYYEVAPIRIVRAGADVFTYHHESSLEIGHIVKIPVGRGSQTGVIVAPVTKPSFTTKPIALVVEQEPLPTALLATARWMSSYYATPLAAVLSTLLPRGIDKQRRTRATQPTHELIREQRALTPTVDQQAAIDTIRQSTRTTHLLHGVTGSGKTFVYKQLAHDAIAAGKSAIVLVPEIALTSQLVDEFLQDFPDQVLLTHSQQTEAERHGIWLSALRSTTPKIVIGPRSALFLPLRSLGLVVVDEMHEPSYKQEQSPRYSALRVATILAEQYQAKVIFGSATPPVAEYYAAKQAGAPVITLSSRAHNRASGPHIEVVDMTKRAQFTRHRFLSDTLLTDMERSLATNNQVLLFHNRRGSAALTLCDNCGWTATDPDTGTPLTLHADTHQLIGHISGYHMPVPTMCPVCRHSEIIHKGIGTKLIESEIARLFPDKNIVRFDGDSGKEHSVDSRYKELYDGSIDIIIGTQVIAKGIDLPHLETVGIIQADAGLSLPDFTSEERTFQLITQVIGRVGRGEVAAHVIVQTYQPTHTAVRAGIAQDYSTFYTAEIPERSRYHFPPFSYLLKFVCAYKTEKAAVTNARKFAAELRAELRQSERLLGPTPAFYEKQAGTYRWQITIHSPSRTHLLELIGTLPASGHWQYEIDPVSLLS
- a CDS encoding phosphoribosyltransferase family protein, whose translation is MYFESRAAAGEQLAQQLLEKYRYEDCAVLALSDGAVQVGEPIAAALHSVLTMLLVEAVEIPGEGINIGGLNQSGRFTYNGMLSAGEIEGFRQEYFGYFEEKKREGMMRINRLLGDGGLVNKDLLKGRSIILVSDGFHDAASLDVAMDFLKPINTQKIIVATPTATVPAVDRLHITVDEMYILDVKENFMGVDHYYEVNDVPSHEDTVKKINDIILNWQ
- a CDS encoding winged helix-turn-helix domain-containing protein, which produces MLDVFITSRVRRKIVVVYAKYPDFRTHVRGLAKLIKEDPGNIQRELKKLEKVGFLTSEKQGNTKIYSTNKQFPIFKELQSIVIKSQQHSSRPKRPSTGI
- a CDS encoding single-stranded-DNA-specific exonuclease RecJ, whose protein sequence is MSVFEDILTARGLIGRARDAFLNPSYDAKHDPFLLPDMQAAVDRLIVAHEHQERITIYGDYDIDGLTATTILLDGLESFGFEHVDAFIPNRFVEGYGLTVDAVEKIAVSGAQLIITVDCGSLSEKEILRASELGVDVIVTDHHNVAPVQPPAVAVINPKRLLQDHPEKYENYLLRDTTESLYPFLDLAGCGVAFKLVQALQTRLDGLPAGQEKWLLDLVALGTVCDVVTLIDENRANVYWGLKVLAQTRRPGLKALLLVSDVEPSKVSARSLGFALGPRMNAAGRLETAQHALDMLRAKDPETALEKAELLDAMNRARRAEQDKIYKAAIEQAEQFVDDPVLVVSSKGWNHGIIGIVAAKLLEKYKKPTYVLEEMGEEAKGSARSYGDFSAADAIRASDDIITKGGGHKLAAGVTLPTANITAFRERVNKFYHDQNLLDQADLLLPQADTTTSLDEISEALIDQLASLEPFGNGNPQPVLRSENLLVLGQRRMGADGQHVKLTLQDGTIKLDMLAFNAPEHFFVQPGDQVTVWYQPDVNEWQGRRSIEGRLLHLELV
- a CDS encoding small ribosomal subunit protein bS21 — translated: MVQVTRKDQKEANENIIRRFNRKVLQSGVLADAKSSMRFSKPLSKTERRAKAIIRKERKADKMQKMRLGVR
- a CDS encoding GatB/YqeY domain-containing protein, with product MALAEQIQNDMKAALLGGNRFEGDVLRNLKAAILNEEVAQGKRETGLDDAEVEKIIAREVKKRNESIRLYEENGRPELAEDEKKEIAVLSTYLPQQLSEDEIRAIAKLVIEEMDNVGPSMMGQVIGGVKAKAGNSADGATVARVVKDLLQS
- a CDS encoding adenylate kinase family protein, with protein sequence MILLFGPTGAGKSMQGQMLAVRQGWKWLSTGQMLRDSEDPEVIEVLKSGELVSDELTYEVFDAAIRDARDKKFPRVIVDGFPRTKEQAEWLADYMEHHKENIDLVVVLEVPEGEIMNRLEKRARMEDTPETIAKRMNIYRQKMYPVLGTFAEEGMKIVHLDGTGTAGEVHDRLYAEIESNGLV
- the map gene encoding type I methionyl aminopeptidase, with product MSQPITGRKTPEQLDAMREGGKILARIFTDIRGHVQPGMTELDVNDFVASKIKEYGATPTYREPVPDFPGVICISTNEEIVHGVPTEYEFEVGDVASFDLVITYKGMKTDSAFTMTIGEEPKGATKHLISLTERSLYAGIDAIHGDGTTTNEIGAAVEAVLSRGKLGIIRELVGHGVGLEMHMPPDVPNYRIRGHDTVLHAGDTIAIEPMATLGGERIVTSQDDGWTISTRDGSLAAHFEHTVLITDDGAEILTQLQ
- a CDS encoding glutamate racemase, which encodes MKLGVFDSGIGGEAVAVSLREYFPSAKVVTVNDRGNVPYGNKSPAQVRRLTELAIQPLLDGSCDMIVLACNTATAFAIEQLRAKYPTQKFIGLEPMIKPAAELTRTGIVAVCATPGTLTSTRYARLVQRYGSSLHIITPDCSQWAYWIENNQLNQEHIAVTVNEVCEKGADIIVLGCTHYHWIKELIIELAAGRAQVLEPSEAIGRRIELLLQLR
- the ftsA gene encoding cell division protein FtsA, yielding MQDTSKYAVGIDIGTNKIRCVVGHVDVSTGAPTVVGVGEVSNSGMRKGVVVNLAGPSKAIDDALGEAERMSGYQVNAATLSINGSHILSTKADGMIAIGMAGQEVTEADIIRLEDVATTGKVPANREILELVPFSYRLDGQDGIKDPVGMTGTRLEINANVVSALAPHVVNLQKTAEQAQVVPHALIPSAVAASRAVLTEQQLENGVAVIDFGGATTSIAIYEEGDLQYTAVIPVGSNNITNDLAIGLKTDPEVAELVKLQHVTAVSGRDSKKVSVKYEKETHEFATSEIDEIVEARLEELFEDINAELKKAGRKGKLPNGVVLVGGGAQLKGLVDYTKQSLELAARIGKPKGFGGVAEQLESPAFATAVGLMFSDMENVENPSLHKSSDKTHRAKQGVSQAKGFVSKFLDRFRA